The Anabaena sp. WA102 genome contains a region encoding:
- a CDS encoding 2-deoxy-scyllo-inosose synthase, translating to MNHNQPFDFVPGKVITLSTHLEKPSPFYFGYGIHQSFLSELEKYSFDKIFFFTEPHLFESYGKELYDQISAKYPCSVEFVPAGEKCKYFPVLEETCEKLIAKGASKKSILLAFGGGTVGNVVGLAAGLIYRGIRFVEIPTSMTGQTDSTLSNKQAVNGGTGKNHFGLYHAPLFIWADTKYLKTEPPFSRRSGIIEGIKNGFISDENFLEYLEQSLNPELDFTDAKLTEIAYKIILSKLPILQQDPSEKGYAITLEYGHTFGHGIEWLEKISHGEAVSYGMKIASHLGKELGLISQKDVERHYYVIEKKLGFNNPFPETITTEKLMDAMIADNKKTGAALRFVLLEGIGQCYNPEGDFLVTVDKELVIKVVEDFIQQERQRKSAKTYAFAV from the coding sequence ATGAATCATAATCAACCCTTCGATTTCGTACCAGGAAAAGTCATCACACTCAGTACTCATCTAGAAAAACCCAGCCCATTTTATTTTGGATATGGCATTCATCAAAGTTTTTTATCGGAACTAGAGAAATATAGTTTTGACAAAATATTTTTCTTTACGGAGCCACATCTATTTGAGAGTTACGGCAAAGAATTGTATGATCAAATAAGTGCAAAATATCCTTGTTCAGTTGAATTTGTACCTGCTGGTGAGAAATGTAAATACTTCCCTGTTCTGGAAGAAACCTGCGAAAAGCTAATTGCTAAAGGTGCATCCAAAAAATCTATTTTGTTAGCATTTGGTGGCGGAACAGTTGGTAATGTTGTCGGTTTAGCAGCTGGATTAATTTACCGTGGGATTCGTTTTGTTGAAATCCCTACAAGTATGACAGGTCAAACTGACAGTACATTAAGCAATAAACAGGCGGTTAATGGCGGCACGGGTAAGAATCATTTTGGTCTCTACCATGCACCCTTATTTATCTGGGCAGATACCAAATATCTCAAAACAGAACCTCCTTTTTCTCGACGTAGCGGCATAATTGAAGGTATCAAAAATGGGTTCATCTCCGATGAAAATTTTTTGGAATACTTAGAACAATCCCTCAATCCTGAGTTAGATTTTACGGACGCAAAATTAACGGAAATTGCCTATAAAATCATTCTCTCCAAATTACCAATTCTCCAGCAAGATCCCAGCGAAAAAGGTTATGCTATTACCCTTGAGTATGGTCATACATTTGGTCATGGTATTGAATGGTTGGAAAAAATATCTCACGGAGAAGCAGTTTCGTATGGCATGAAAATTGCCTCACATCTTGGCAAAGAACTTGGATTAATTTCACAAAAAGATGTGGAGCGTCATTACTATGTCATTGAAAAGAAACTAGGGTTTAACAATCCTTTCCCTGAAACAATCACAACTGAAAAACTCATGGATGCGATGATTGCAGACAATAAAAAAACAGGAGCAGCCCTGCGCTTTGTTTTATTGGAAGGAATCGGTCAATGTTATAACCCTGAAGGAGATTTTTTAGTGACAGTTGACAAAGAATTAGTAA
- a CDS encoding multicopper oxidase domain-containing protein, with product MSDNFTFSKDKIWSRRQLLQIGLSGAGVLSAATIWQILNTKNHPSVRVPPMEMAASNGATNPMQVLRDFDYGTIKQENGRTVREFQLTAGTSTIQLNSAVSYNIWDLNGRIPGPTLRAKEGERIRILFLNNAGHSHSLHFHGVHPAEMDGIRPVSNGRATIYEFDAEPYGVHLYHCHVAPVTRHIAKGLYGMFIIDPPKPRPPADEIVLIMSGYDVNDDNKNEYYAFNGVPHHYMHHPIQIYQNQLIRVYVLNIIEFDPAVTFHLHANFFDVYRSGMTMTPSEKTDVLTMGVAERHILEFAFRYPGKYMFHPHQDAIAESGCMGQFEVIAEKDSQMIGV from the coding sequence ATGTCTGACAACTTTACTTTCAGTAAAGATAAAATTTGGAGTCGTCGCCAACTGTTGCAAATAGGATTATCCGGCGCTGGAGTCCTAAGTGCAGCGACAATTTGGCAGATATTGAATACCAAAAATCATCCCAGTGTCAGAGTACCACCGATGGAAATGGCAGCATCTAATGGTGCTACTAACCCTATGCAGGTATTACGAGATTTTGATTATGGGACAATTAAGCAGGAAAATGGGCGCACAGTCCGCGAATTTCAGCTAACTGCTGGTACTTCCACCATTCAGCTTAATAGTGCTGTCTCTTACAACATTTGGGACTTAAACGGGCGGATTCCAGGACCGACACTCCGGGCTAAAGAAGGAGAAAGAATAAGAATACTTTTTCTCAATAATGCTGGACATTCCCATTCTTTACATTTTCATGGAGTTCATCCTGCTGAAATGGATGGAATAAGACCTGTAAGTAATGGTAGAGCAACCATATATGAATTTGATGCCGAACCCTATGGTGTTCATTTATATCACTGTCACGTCGCCCCGGTTACTCGCCACATTGCCAAGGGTTTATATGGGATGTTTATCATTGACCCGCCTAAGCCTCGCCCACCAGCAGATGAAATTGTTTTAATTATGTCTGGGTATGATGTAAATGATGATAACAAAAATGAATATTATGCTTTTAATGGTGTGCCACATCATTATATGCACCATCCCATTCAGATTTATCAAAATCAGCTAATTCGGGTCTATGTTTTGAATATTATTGAATTTGATCCTGCTGTGACGTTTCATCTGCACGCTAACTTCTTTGATGTTTATCGTTCCGGTATGACAATGACCCCCAGCGAGAAAACCGATGTTTTAACAATGGGTGTAGCAGAAAGGCACATTTTAGAGTTTGCTTTCCGCTATCCAGGTAAATATATGTTTCATCCTCATCAAGATGCGATCGCTGAAAGCGGGTGTATGGGACAGTTTGAAGTAATCGCAGAAAAGGATTCCCAAATGATTGGAGTGTAA
- a CDS encoding CbtB domain-containing protein produces MTAFSRTSVLQKTAGITLSKPVQVSLYMMLSSLLIWTVFFSTYPPAHNTAHSARHHALGVACH; encoded by the coding sequence ATGACTGCTTTTTCTCGGACTTCAGTATTACAAAAAACTGCGGGCATTACCCTTTCTAAGCCTGTACAGGTAAGTCTTTACATGATGTTATCTTCTTTGCTGATTTGGACTGTGTTTTTCTCTACCTATCCACCAGCGCATAACACAGCACACTCAGCGCGTCACCATGCTTTGGGCGTTGCTTGTCATTAA
- a CDS encoding Uma2 family endonuclease has product MQTTESPLQLRLWTVDEYHRMAEAGIFEPSERVELLEGKIILMVAKGTAHRSAVGRTYKLLENRIGHKACIAIQDPVKLNERSEPEPDIAVVKIDPLDYADHHPTPTEIYLIIEVADSSLKLDTEIKAKAYSQAGIKDYWVLDVVKRELIVFRNPTTEGYQNREIITEHQNISPLDFPDLEIVVSQMLPLV; this is encoded by the coding sequence ATGCAAACCACAGAATCTCCCTTACAATTGCGGCTGTGGACTGTTGATGAATACCACAGAATGGCTGAAGCAGGAATATTTGAACCAAGTGAACGGGTAGAATTATTAGAAGGGAAAATAATTTTGATGGTTGCTAAAGGAACAGCCCACCGTTCAGCAGTGGGAAGAACATATAAGTTGTTGGAAAATAGAATTGGTCATAAAGCTTGCATAGCTATTCAAGACCCTGTAAAATTAAATGAAAGGTCTGAACCAGAACCAGATATTGCTGTGGTGAAAATAGATCCGCTAGACTATGCAGATCATCATCCTACCCCAACAGAAATTTATTTAATTATCGAAGTTGCAGATAGCAGTTTAAAACTAGATACAGAAATCAAAGCTAAAGCTTATTCTCAAGCAGGAATTAAGGATTATTGGGTATTAGATGTAGTGAAACGCGAATTAATTGTATTTAGAAATCCTACAACAGAAGGTTATCAAAATCGAGAAATTATCACAGAACATCAAAACATATCTCCTTTAGATTTTCCTGATTTAGAAATTGTAGTTTCCCAGATGCTACCTCTTGTCTAA
- a CDS encoding HNH endonuclease, whose amino-acid sequence MVSEPTRRLIRKRAKFLCEYCHSPEYLSPDRFTIDHIMPQSLGGSDELDNLALACHRCNERHYNFIVATDPKTQEKVALFNPRQQEWSEHFIWTKDGIKIVGRTPTGRATSDRFDFNDKRRDEPSIQVARHFWVEAGWHPPLLDPRQE is encoded by the coding sequence ATGGTGTCCGAACCAACTCGACGACTTATAAGAAAACGAGCTAAATTCTTATGTGAATATTGCCACTCTCCTGAATACCTGAGTCCCGACCGTTTTACCATTGACCATATTATGCCCCAGTCTTTGGGGGGTTCAGATGAATTGGATAATTTAGCTTTGGCTTGTCATCGCTGTAATGAGCGTCATTATAATTTTATAGTAGCTACTGATCCTAAAACTCAAGAGAAAGTTGCTTTATTTAACCCTCGTCAGCAAGAATGGTCAGAGCATTTTATCTGGACAAAAGATGGTATAAAAATTGTAGGTAGAACGCCTACAGGAAGAGCTACTAGCGATCGCTTTGATTTCAATGATAAACGACGTGATGAGCCTTCTATTCAAGTTGCTCGGCATTTTTGGGTAGAAGCAGGTTGGCATCCACCACTATTAGATCCACGTCAAGAATAA
- a CDS encoding type II toxin-antitoxin system ParD family antitoxin: protein MTNINISVPESLKSFIDYEIVEGGYSSASEYLQQLIIEEAQRKSKASLEEFLITQEEFEKTLDELADDFVASVGANAPILSDYAVSRESIYEDHY from the coding sequence ATGACCAATATTAATATTTCTGTACCTGAATCACTGAAAAGTTTTATTGATTACGAAATTGTTGAAGGTGGTTATAGTTCAGCGAGTGAATATTTACAACAGTTAATTATTGAAGAAGCACAACGAAAAAGTAAAGCAAGTTTAGAGGAGTTTTTGATAACTCAGGAAGAATTTGAAAAGACTTTAGATGAATTAGCTGATGATTTTGTAGCTTCTGTTGGTGCAAATGCGCCTATTCTATCAGATTATGCTGTTAGCCGTGAGAGTATTTATGAGGATCATTATTAA
- a CDS encoding element excision factor XisH family protein, translating into MKITEYHFSNILLYLAVPITVYNEFFILPFIQSVIKTNQLCLVVYNIEQEVISQWQN; encoded by the coding sequence ATGAAAATTACGGAATACCACTTTTCAAACATCCTCTTATATTTAGCAGTTCCTATTACTGTTTACAATGAATTTTTTATCTTGCCTTTTATTCAATCAGTTATTAAAACAAATCAACTTTGTTTAGTAGTTTATAATATTGAACAGGAGGTAATATCACAATGGCAAAATTAG